Proteins encoded together in one Parcubacteria group bacterium window:
- a CDS encoding NTP transferase domain-containing protein — MNFEIKNTAEVPKDVETEKKKLFAQTTVYINAGGRGTRLESIFPKGPSGVTKALIDFNGKPMVKNHTDLLSELGFKNIIVGAGDHLDIKEYYAGQENERLRVANTETQEDTGGDLIKAIRETENNGKNVLVENVDTVLYVKNLVDLLAQHEKSDATATIVLTTKKGVPNEEAFFVDKNGRVIFSREARQEHALVEPEQWTGFKASSTGTVIFKTDFLRSYDWQPGQEPLSAYRDLIPELIKRGELFAYNNENNLFTDTGTPEKYHQIKRHEKKLFGALEKKYLDQDKK; from the coding sequence ATGAATTTTGAAATCAAAAATACGGCAGAAGTTCCAAAGGATGTTGAGACTGAAAAAAAGAAACTGTTCGCTCAGACAACGGTCTACATCAATGCTGGCGGAAGAGGAACGCGGTTAGAATCAATTTTTCCAAAAGGTCCATCAGGTGTGACCAAAGCCCTCATTGATTTTAATGGCAAGCCAATGGTCAAAAATCACACAGACCTTTTGTCTGAATTGGGTTTTAAAAATATTATTGTCGGCGCCGGTGATCATTTGGATATCAAAGAATACTATGCCGGACAAGAAAATGAAAGACTACGGGTTGCAAACACAGAAACGCAAGAAGACACTGGCGGTGATTTGATCAAGGCTATACGCGAAACGGAAAATAATGGAAAAAATGTCCTCGTCGAAAATGTTGATACCGTGTTGTATGTAAAAAATTTAGTGGATCTGTTGGCGCAACACGAAAAATCAGATGCCACTGCGACAATTGTATTAACCACAAAAAAAGGTGTCCCAAATGAAGAAGCTTTTTTTGTTGATAAAAATGGCAGGGTGATTTTTAGCAGAGAAGCAAGACAAGAGCATGCTTTGGTGGAACCAGAACAATGGACGGGCTTTAAGGCAAGCAGTACCGGCACCGTCATTTTTAAAACAGATTTTTTGCGATCATACGATTGGCAACCGGGACAAGAGCCGTTATCAGCGTACAGAGATCTGATCCCTGAATTGATCAAGCGAGGAGAATTGTTTGCTTATAATAATGAAAATAATCTTTTTACAGACACCGGCACACCAGAAAAATATCATCAAATCAAAAGACATGAAAAAAAATTATTCGGGGCATTGGAAAAAAAGTACCTAGATCAAGATAAAAAATAA
- a CDS encoding NUDIX hydrolase, whose translation MANKIKKWEELSREIVFQKYSRKIEKVVFRMPDGKENEFYIKKEGPSVGILALTKNNEAILVKQFRPGPNEILNELPGGYVDKDETPEQAAERELLEETGYRGKATLVTEAFDCAYSTMRRYCVVVTECEKVTEQKLDQTEFMEVILSSLEDFKIMLRTGKNTDIEIGFLGLDYLKLL comes from the coding sequence ATGGCAAACAAAATCAAAAAATGGGAAGAGCTTTCACGTGAAATTGTTTTTCAAAAGTATAGTCGAAAAATTGAAAAGGTTGTTTTTCGCATGCCTGATGGGAAAGAAAACGAATTTTATATCAAAAAAGAAGGACCCTCTGTAGGAATATTGGCATTAACCAAAAACAACGAGGCTATTTTAGTAAAACAATTTCGCCCAGGGCCAAATGAGATTTTAAATGAATTGCCTGGCGGTTATGTGGACAAAGACGAAACCCCGGAACAAGCTGCCGAAAGAGAATTGCTTGAAGAAACAGGCTACAGAGGCAAGGCCACATTAGTTACGGAAGCTTTTGATTGTGCATATTCAACCATGCGACGTTATTGCGTTGTCGTGACTGAATGCGAAAAAGTTACTGAACAAAAATTAGATCAGACTGAATTTATGGAAGTGATATTATCTTCATTGGAAGATTTTAAGATTATGTTGCGAACTGGAAAAAATACAGATATTGAAATTGGATTTTTAGGACTCGACTATTTGAAATTATTATAA
- a CDS encoding YifB family Mg chelatase-like AAA ATPase, with protein sequence MPSKIISAATIGLAGAIVEIEVDVLSSGLHNFTLVGLPDTAVKESRDRVSSAVKNSGFKPPHQCGRITVNLAPADLQKSSPIYDVPIAIGFLSATGQLVCNTDNKMFIGELALDGSVRAINGVLPITIFAKDQGFAEIYVPEKNVQEATAVDGIDVIPVHDLRQLVMHLSGREIIAPAQRVDVDVSDDETVIGSYDFKYIKGHEHAKRALEIAAAGGHNVIFHGPPGSGKTLLAKTFVTILPRLSKKEILDITKIYSIAGLLSGNQQLITLRQFRSPHHSSSAVSLIGGGTNPKPGEITLAHRGVLFLDEFAEFPRAVLENLRQPLEDGIVTIARAKSSVTFPANFILVAAMNPCPCGFATDPQKECTCTPSQVIRYTQKISGPILDRIDMHVDVPRIAVNKLDGEDYSEESTHIRKRVERARLMQHKRFATTGAINAEMDQRMLKKHCVLDAPSKKLLRDAAERLDLSARAYYRMIKLARTIADLEGEENITVKHIAEALQYRPK encoded by the coding sequence ATGCCATCAAAAATTATTTCTGCAGCAACGATCGGACTTGCGGGAGCGATCGTGGAGATCGAAGTGGACGTGCTTAGCAGTGGATTGCATAACTTTACTCTCGTGGGACTGCCAGACACAGCAGTCAAAGAGTCTCGTGATCGCGTATCCAGTGCGGTAAAAAATAGCGGTTTCAAGCCACCCCACCAGTGTGGTCGCATTACGGTCAATCTGGCACCGGCCGATCTGCAAAAATCCAGTCCAATCTATGATGTGCCGATTGCGATCGGGTTTTTGTCTGCGACAGGACAGCTTGTGTGCAATACAGACAATAAAATGTTTATCGGTGAATTGGCATTGGACGGTAGTGTGCGTGCGATCAATGGTGTGTTGCCGATCACGATTTTTGCCAAAGATCAAGGCTTTGCGGAGATTTATGTGCCGGAAAAAAACGTACAAGAAGCAACAGCTGTGGACGGGATCGATGTGATCCCTGTGCATGATCTGCGTCAGTTGGTGATGCATTTGAGTGGACGGGAAATCATTGCTCCGGCACAGAGAGTTGATGTCGACGTCAGTGATGATGAGACAGTGATCGGTTCATATGATTTCAAATATATCAAAGGACACGAACATGCAAAACGCGCATTGGAAATTGCCGCCGCCGGTGGACATAATGTGATCTTTCACGGACCACCTGGCTCCGGCAAGACGTTGCTTGCCAAGACATTTGTCACGATCCTGCCACGCTTGTCAAAAAAAGAAATTCTCGATATTACAAAGATTTATTCTATAGCAGGATTGCTTTCCGGCAATCAACAATTGATCACATTGAGGCAGTTTCGTTCGCCGCATCACAGTTCGTCAGCAGTATCGCTCATCGGTGGTGGCACAAATCCCAAGCCGGGAGAGATCACGCTGGCGCATCGCGGGGTGCTTTTTCTCGATGAGTTTGCTGAATTTCCGCGTGCCGTACTGGAAAATTTGCGTCAGCCATTGGAAGATGGCATCGTGACGATCGCACGTGCCAAATCATCCGTTACGTTTCCGGCAAATTTTATCCTCGTGGCGGCGATGAATCCGTGCCCGTGCGGATTTGCGACTGATCCACAAAAAGAATGTACATGCACGCCGTCACAAGTGATCCGTTATACACAAAAGATCTCCGGGCCGATCCTGGATCGCATCGATATGCATGTGGACGTGCCACGTATCGCGGTCAATAAGTTGGACGGGGAAGACTACAGTGAAGAAAGCACGCATATCAGAAAACGCGTGGAGCGTGCACGATTGATGCAACACAAGCGATTTGCGACAACAGGTGCTATCAATGCAGAAATGGATCAACGCATGCTTAAAAAGCACTGTGTGCTAGACGCACCGTCTAAAAAACTTTTGCGTGACGCGGCAGAAAGACTGGACCTCAGCGCTCGTGCATACTACCGCATGATCAAACTCGCCCGCACGATCGCGGACTTGGAAGGAGAGGAAAATATCACAGTCAAACACATCGCCGAAGCATTGCAATATCGCCCGAAATAG
- the lspA gene encoding signal peptidase II, translating into MQWHRFRSFFCGIGVLFFLVIVDQVIKVFVVGRVAYLCNRGVAFSVQLPQIFFIILWLVIIVALSMYWRTMMKARFIIQIAFVLIFAGAIGNVIDRIRYGCVIDYMPFLNISSFNFADALITVGAGFLLWQTMRKS; encoded by the coding sequence ATGCAATGGCATCGATTTCGCAGTTTTTTCTGCGGGATCGGTGTTTTGTTTTTTTTGGTCATTGTGGATCAAGTGATCAAAGTGTTTGTTGTCGGACGTGTGGCGTATTTGTGCAATCGAGGAGTAGCTTTTAGTGTGCAACTCCCCCAAATCTTTTTTATTATTTTGTGGCTAGTCATCATTGTTGCTTTGAGCATGTACTGGCGCACAATGATGAAGGCACGATTTATCATACAAATAGCATTCGTCCTTATTTTTGCGGGGGCAATCGGCAATGTGATCGATCGCATACGATATGGTTGTGTGATCGATTATATGCCGTTTTTGAATATTTCTTCTTTTAACTTTGCGGATGCGCTTATAACTGTTGGCGCAGGTTTCTTGCTTTGGCAGACGATGCGAAAGTCATAA
- a CDS encoding YraN family protein encodes MGTLGEDLAVKYLKKQGYKILHKNWYNFKGKRLGEIDIVAQAKDGEIVFVEVKTRVVDHVQDFVLPEEQITQSKLRKMQRVAECYVKSFDLWQKNWRMDAISVIIKDGKVHNVTHIKNIYF; translated from the coding sequence GTGGGTACACTGGGTGAGGATCTTGCTGTAAAATATCTCAAAAAACAGGGATACAAAATTTTGCATAAAAATTGGTATAACTTCAAAGGGAAAAGATTGGGCGAGATCGACATTGTGGCGCAGGCAAAAGATGGCGAGATCGTTTTTGTGGAGGTAAAAACGCGTGTCGTGGATCATGTACAAGATTTCGTTTTGCCCGAAGAGCAAATCACGCAAAGCAAATTACGCAAAATGCAACGTGTGGCAGAATGTTATGTCAAATCTTTTGATCTGTGGCAAAAAAATTGGCGTATGGATGCGATCTCTGTGATCATCAAAGATGGAAAAGTGCATAATGTTACACACATAAAAAATATCTATTTCTAG
- the radC gene encoding DNA repair protein RadC, with protein MKKYTLKDQDMIMEDSQEKKYVLKIRDMLPEDKPREKLLSDGVEALSCVELLAVVLGTGTKKEEVFVMSERILKEYGEKTLANNKNPKKINGGLDIPLAKACQIVATFELGRRFFQKNENGLAQIRTAKEAFEYLKEIGRLPKEHFRGIYLNSHFKVIHDETISVGSLTANVVHPREVFKPAIEYSAAAVIVAHNHPSGDPTPSESDIAITKQLVEAGKILGIELLDHIIIAKDSYKIIK; from the coding sequence ATGAAAAAATACACACTAAAAGATCAGGATATGATCATGGAAGATTCTCAGGAAAAAAAATATGTTCTCAAGATCAGAGACATGTTGCCGGAGGATAAGCCACGTGAAAAATTATTAAGCGATGGCGTCGAGGCGCTTTCATGTGTGGAGTTGTTGGCTGTTGTTTTGGGGACAGGGACAAAAAAGGAAGAGGTTTTTGTAATGTCGGAAAGAATCTTAAAAGAATATGGAGAAAAGACACTTGCCAACAACAAAAATCCAAAAAAGATCAACGGTGGTCTAGACATTCCATTGGCAAAAGCGTGTCAGATCGTTGCTACGTTTGAATTGGGCAGGCGCTTTTTTCAAAAAAATGAAAATGGATTGGCGCAAATTCGCACAGCGAAAGAAGCATTTGAATATCTGAAGGAGATCGGACGTTTGCCCAAAGAACACTTTCGGGGCATTTATCTCAATAGCCATTTCAAAGTGATCCATGATGAAACTATTTCTGTCGGTAGTTTAACAGCAAATGTTGTGCATCCGCGGGAGGTTTTTAAGCCGGCGATCGAGTATTCTGCCGCGGCAGTCATTGTTGCGCACAATCATCCGTCCGGTGATCCAACGCCGTCAGAAAGCGATATTGCTATTACAAAACAGCTGGTGGAGGCGGGAAAAATTTTGGGCATAGAATTATTGGATCACATCATCATTGCAAAAGATTCTTATAAGATCATTAAATAG
- a CDS encoding helix-turn-helix domain-containing protein: MSQIKNILHEMGLTDTEIDIYLVGLSYETISVKELEKTTRINRTTIYHALDTLTQKGLVSKRESGTGAKLLFTMTSPENIKKFLDREIKLLQEKKKEVDTIIPLLMDRSKQKEEDFTVSHFEGSEGIKLVVEEALYCRSREWSIIAPKKNFFSEFDSNYARYYIKTRKENRIKARSLWEHTPDAQALTLEDVHDRNPRYLPKIMHGKFQSVIIIFDDKVAFISSMKNISAVLIHSREIHETMAAMFSGLWVNAEDVHHVADDH, encoded by the coding sequence ATGTCTCAAATTAAAAATATTCTTCATGAAATGGGTCTTACTGATACAGAAATTGATATTTATCTTGTTGGACTCTCTTATGAAACAATCAGTGTGAAAGAGTTGGAAAAAACAACACGGATCAATCGAACGACGATCTATCATGCGCTCGATACCTTGACTCAAAAAGGATTGGTGTCAAAACGTGAGAGCGGTACAGGTGCAAAATTGTTGTTCACTATGACATCTCCTGAGAATATCAAAAAATTTCTTGATCGAGAGATCAAATTGTTACAAGAAAAGAAAAAAGAAGTTGACACGATCATTCCGCTTTTGATGGATCGTAGCAAACAAAAGGAAGAGGATTTCACAGTATCCCATTTTGAAGGCAGTGAAGGTATTAAGCTGGTTGTAGAAGAAGCGCTGTATTGTCGCAGTCGAGAATGGAGCATTATTGCACCAAAGAAAAATTTTTTCAGTGAATTTGATAGTAATTATGCCCGTTATTATATTAAAACGCGAAAAGAAAACCGCATCAAAGCACGATCACTTTGGGAACATACGCCAGATGCACAGGCATTGACACTTGAGGACGTTCACGACAGGAATCCGCGCTACCTCCCAAAGATCATGCATGGCAAATTTCAATCGGTGATTATCATATTTGATGATAAAGTTGCGTTCATATCATCTATGAAAAATATTTCAGCAGTGCTTATTCATTCGCGTGAAATACACGAAACAATGGCCGCCATGTTTTCTGGTTTGTGGGTCAACGCGGAGGATGTACATCACGTCGCTGATGACCATTGA
- a CDS encoding phosphopantothenoylcysteine decarboxylase, translated as MKILITAGNTLVPIDRVRAITNIFKGRTGAAIANFCSRSGANVTLVTSNPDIVPVVPTVTIIPYKTYADLAEIMQQQIMHGSYDAIIHSAAVSDYSVSGICIKDANGQLVKIDATQKVSSKHAELYMELSPTEKLIDKIRSDWEFSRMLIKFKLEVGRSYDELIAIALASVRSSNADLIVANCLEWCDRSAMIIYADGAYIEVDRHKLPEELWRRIKR; from the coding sequence ATGAAAATACTCATTACTGCCGGCAATACTCTCGTACCTATTGATCGCGTGCGTGCAATAACCAACATCTTCAAAGGAAGAACGGGTGCTGCAATTGCAAATTTCTGTTCTCGTTCGGGAGCAAATGTCACACTGGTCACATCAAATCCGGACATTGTTCCTGTTGTCCCTACTGTGACGATCATTCCATACAAAACATACGCCGATCTCGCTGAGATCATGCAACAACAGATCATGCATGGGTCATACGATGCTATCATCCACTCGGCTGCGGTAAGTGATTATTCTGTAAGTGGCATATGCATAAAAGACGCAAATGGACAGCTGGTAAAAATCGATGCTACACAAAAAGTATCATCAAAACATGCTGAGCTCTATATGGAACTTTCACCCACGGAAAAACTCATTGATAAAATCAGATCTGACTGGGAATTTTCCAGGATGCTCATTAAATTCAAACTGGAAGTGGGACGATCCTATGATGAATTAATTGCTATCGCTTTGGCAAGTGTTCGATCGTCCAATGCTGATCTCATTGTTGCAAATTGTTTGGAATGGTGTGATCGATCAGCAATGATCATTTATGCGGATGGCGCATATATAGAAGTCGATCGCCATAAGCTACCGGAAGAATTGTGGAGGAGGATAAAGAGATGA
- a CDS encoding flavoprotein: MKKILLGVTGSVAAKLTPKLVNLLETSRYEVRVVATEWSLYFWDPKTVTVPVFREADEWSGFSYIKDQPILHIDLCNWADVFLIAPLTANTLAKMACGICDNLITSVIRAWPLEKSLAVAPSMNTHMWLKPLTNRHVANLVNDYHAEIIYPIEKQLACGEYGIGAMAELSTIMATLEQIIVKTHGGLS; this comes from the coding sequence ATGAAAAAAATTCTACTAGGTGTGACGGGTAGCGTTGCCGCAAAATTAACGCCAAAACTCGTGAATCTTCTTGAAACATCGCGTTATGAGGTGAGAGTTGTTGCTACTGAATGGTCCCTTTACTTTTGGGATCCAAAAACTGTAACTGTCCCTGTTTTTCGTGAAGCAGATGAATGGTCGGGTTTCAGTTATATAAAAGACCAACCCATTTTACACATTGATTTGTGCAATTGGGCTGATGTATTTTTGATTGCACCACTAACTGCTAACACGCTCGCTAAAATGGCGTGTGGCATATGTGACAATCTCATCACATCCGTGATAAGAGCATGGCCACTGGAAAAATCATTGGCGGTAGCGCCGTCCATGAACACACACATGTGGTTAAAACCCTTAACAAATCGCCACGTCGCAAATCTGGTGAATGACTACCATGCAGAAATCATCTATCCGATTGAGAAACAGTTGGCGTGTGGTGAATATGGCATAGGTGCTATGGCCGAATTATCAACGATTATGGCAACATTGGAGCAAATAATCGTCAAAACTCATGGAGGCTTATCATGA
- a CDS encoding class II aldolase/adducin family protein: protein MKITIFGGPIHQSIDPVMMLVPTGKGHLAQEIAREMRQHVDEVELIGNFDGKFTHDFHAIEQAIESLDSHIVIFMPHLPNFFAHQHLDHSTSPGQKIRVNDDGVATLDLHRAPKLLPLVKKLHPEVLLVPFKIADPDMSMVDILRWMLNAHAALAVYSRLGNSQHFWILDVLGNEIACTRANLPQVLATEILHFTRAIRRRSKHVSDSIPSVPHVKDFLDFSHAMQPAFSQIIQKNVGSGRWPGNFSFRCTYGFLSARFDQGFVITKRNVAKSGLTQKDFVYVDGTLHNEALHYAGSADAKPSVDAPVHRVIYAELPWVQAIVHGHLFCEGSYVYPEKLTRWPCGAENEAYEVIAKAPKEMHDLWVANIDGHGFIALIGSDQITTGLKKLRLSQYAINH, encoded by the coding sequence ATGAAAATAACTATTTTTGGCGGACCAATCCATCAGAGTATTGATCCTGTAATGATGCTTGTTCCTACAGGAAAAGGTCATCTGGCACAGGAAATTGCAAGAGAGATGAGACAACACGTTGATGAGGTAGAATTGATTGGCAATTTTGATGGTAAGTTCACGCATGATTTTCATGCGATCGAACAAGCAATTGAAAGTCTTGACTCACACATAGTGATCTTCATGCCGCATCTGCCAAACTTTTTTGCGCACCAACATCTTGATCATAGTACAAGCCCTGGTCAGAAAATCCGGGTGAATGATGACGGTGTGGCAACGCTTGATCTTCATAGAGCGCCAAAGCTTCTGCCTCTGGTAAAGAAGCTTCATCCGGAAGTGCTTCTCGTACCGTTCAAGATCGCGGATCCTGATATGTCGATGGTTGATATTCTTCGCTGGATGCTCAACGCACACGCCGCATTGGCTGTGTATTCTCGACTTGGTAATTCGCAACACTTTTGGATCCTTGATGTCTTGGGCAATGAGATTGCTTGCACGAGAGCCAATTTGCCACAAGTATTAGCAACAGAAATCCTGCATTTCACACGCGCAATTCGACGGCGATCAAAGCACGTGAGTGATAGCATTCCCTCTGTACCCCATGTGAAAGATTTCCTAGATTTTTCTCATGCCATGCAACCGGCATTCTCGCAGATCATCCAAAAAAATGTAGGTAGTGGACGCTGGCCGGGTAACTTTTCTTTTCGATGCACATACGGATTTCTGTCTGCACGTTTCGATCAAGGCTTTGTCATCACAAAGAGAAATGTGGCAAAATCCGGACTGACACAAAAAGATTTCGTCTATGTCGATGGGACACTTCATAATGAAGCACTTCATTATGCAGGATCGGCAGACGCAAAACCAAGCGTTGACGCACCTGTGCATCGTGTAATTTATGCGGAGTTGCCATGGGTACAGGCCATTGTACATGGACACCTCTTCTGTGAGGGATCGTACGTATATCCTGAGAAATTAACACGATGGCCATGCGGAGCAGAAAACGAAGCATATGAGGTAATCGCAAAAGCGCCCAAGGAAATGCATGATCTTTGGGTGGCAAATATTGATGGTCACGGATTCATTGCTCTCATTGGATCTGATCAAATCACGACCGGTCTCAAAAAATTACGCCTGTCGCAATATGCGATAAACCACTAA
- the pnp gene encoding polyribonucleotide nucleotidyltransferase yields the protein MGEQKMWSLDVAGRTLTIETGKLAKQASGAVTVRYGDTQVLATAVMSKDKSNVMGYFPLMVDYEERYYAAGKIKGSRFIKREGRPSDEAVLAGRAVDRTIRPLFDMRMRNEVQVVITVQSIDGQNDPDIISIIAASAALSISDIPWNGPVAAVEVGMVDGQIVINPTTEQEVASTMNLTLSGTEEKINMIEAGAYEIPEEDVVRAFEAGHVVVTQIAQFIQGIAAEAGKQKREATYLMGTQVCENRIKEVLVKHNIEAALYGTKAEIAEQTAKVKESTKEELLQSLAEEDLIGFNDVFSLVFDEVCDEIVHRNIIKNDRRPDGRATAEIRPITCEVGLLPRTHGSGLFTRGETQALTVTTLGAPGDQQIIDTMEVDEKKRYIHHYNFPPFSVGEVRFMRGPGRREIGHGALAEKALMPVIPTKEVFPYTILLVSEILESNGSSSMAATCGSTLSLMNTGVPIVRPVSGIAMGMMTDFTTGEYKVLSDIQGAEDHYGDMDLKVAGTEKGITAVQMDVKMAGINTEMFRATLMQAREGRMHILGKMLATIPVPNADLSPFAPRIITMQINPDKIRDVIGPGGKVINDIIARTGVDIDIEDDGSVFITAVDAKGGEMARSIIHDLTREIVAGEIFEGTVVRIMDFGAFVEVLPGKDGLVHISELAHQRVNKVEDVVKIGDKVAVKVKEIDAQGRVNLSMKVLIPKPDQR from the coding sequence ATGGGTGAACAGAAAATGTGGTCGCTGGATGTGGCTGGGCGCACACTTACCATTGAAACAGGGAAGTTGGCAAAACAAGCAAGTGGTGCTGTGACAGTGCGGTATGGTGATACGCAGGTATTGGCGACTGCCGTGATGAGTAAGGACAAGAGCAATGTGATGGGGTATTTCCCCCTCATGGTGGATTATGAAGAGCGTTATTATGCAGCGGGGAAGATCAAGGGCTCACGTTTTATCAAGCGTGAAGGACGTCCAAGTGATGAGGCAGTCTTGGCTGGACGTGCAGTCGATCGTACAATTCGACCGCTTTTTGACATGCGCATGCGCAATGAAGTGCAGGTGGTGATCACTGTGCAGTCAATTGATGGACAAAATGATCCGGATATTATTTCGATCATTGCGGCATCAGCGGCACTATCAATCTCGGATATTCCATGGAATGGTCCTGTGGCTGCTGTGGAAGTTGGTATGGTGGATGGACAAATAGTAATCAATCCGACAACGGAGCAAGAAGTGGCAAGCACAATGAATCTTACACTCTCCGGCACAGAAGAAAAGATCAATATGATCGAAGCGGGAGCATATGAAATACCAGAAGAGGATGTTGTGCGGGCTTTTGAGGCGGGACATGTTGTTGTTACACAGATTGCACAATTCATCCAAGGTATTGCGGCAGAAGCTGGTAAGCAAAAGAGAGAAGCAACATATCTCATGGGTACTCAAGTATGTGAGAATCGTATCAAAGAGGTGTTGGTCAAGCATAATATTGAGGCTGCGCTTTATGGCACAAAGGCAGAAATTGCAGAACAAACGGCAAAAGTGAAGGAATCGACAAAAGAAGAGTTATTGCAAAGTCTTGCCGAAGAAGACCTCATAGGTTTTAATGATGTGTTTTCTCTTGTGTTTGATGAGGTGTGTGATGAAATTGTGCATCGCAACATCATCAAGAATGATCGCCGACCGGATGGTCGCGCAACAGCGGAAATTCGACCGATCACGTGTGAGGTGGGGCTTCTGCCACGCACGCATGGTTCCGGACTTTTTACGCGCGGTGAGACACAGGCATTGACTGTAACAACACTTGGTGCGCCTGGTGATCAGCAAATCATTGATACTATGGAAGTTGATGAGAAAAAACGCTATATCCATCACTACAATTTCCCACCATTTTCTGTGGGGGAAGTACGCTTTATGCGCGGACCGGGACGACGGGAGATTGGACATGGGGCGCTTGCAGAAAAAGCACTGATGCCGGTTATTCCGACAAAAGAAGTTTTTCCATATACAATTTTGCTTGTCTCAGAAATTTTAGAGTCAAACGGTTCGTCATCAATGGCGGCAACATGTGGATCAACATTGTCATTAATGAATACCGGCGTACCGATTGTGCGGCCAGTAAGTGGTATTGCGATGGGCATGATGACGGATTTTACAACAGGAGAATACAAGGTGCTTTCGGATATTCAAGGTGCAGAAGATCATTACGGCGATATGGATCTCAAGGTTGCAGGAACGGAAAAGGGAATTACTGCTGTACAGATGGATGTGAAGATGGCAGGTATCAACACGGAGATGTTTCGTGCAACGCTTATGCAAGCACGTGAAGGACGGATGCATATTTTGGGTAAAATGTTGGCAACAATTCCAGTGCCAAATGCTGACCTTTCCCCATTTGCTCCACGTATTATCACTATGCAGATCAACCCGGACAAAATTCGCGATGTCATCGGACCAGGTGGTAAAGTGATCAATGACATCATTGCAAGAACAGGTGTTGATATCGATATCGAGGATGATGGAAGTGTATTTATCACAGCGGTAGATGCAAAAGGCGGAGAAATGGCACGTTCGATCATTCATGATCTCACGAGAGAGATTGTGGCTGGAGAGATATTTGAAGGAACCGTTGTGCGCATTATGGATTTTGGCGCTTTTGTAGAAGTGTTGCCTGGTAAAGATGGCTTGGTACACATCAGCGAGCTCGCACATCAGCGAGTAAACAAAGTAGAAGATGTGGTAAAAATTGGCGATAAGGTAGCGGTAAAAGTGAAAGAGATCGATGCACAAGGTCGTGTAAATCTTTCGATGAAAGTCTTGATCCCGAAACCTGATCAAAGATAA
- the rpsO gene encoding 30S ribosomal protein S15: MALTKRQKANATKDVKRHDTDTGSPEYQVALFTTQISKLTAHLKKNKQDFHSRRGLLKMVAKRKKLLDYLARTDEKTYKKVVKKLELRERK, encoded by the coding sequence ATGGCTCTGACAAAACGTCAAAAAGCGAACGCCACAAAAGATGTAAAAAGGCATGATACGGATACAGGCTCTCCAGAATATCAAGTTGCCCTTTTTACCACACAGATTTCCAAATTAACAGCACATCTCAAGAAGAACAAGCAAGATTTTCACTCACGCAGAGGACTTCTAAAGATGGTAGCAAAACGCAAAAAACTCCTTGATTATCTCGCACGGACGGATGAAAAAACCTATAAAAAAGTCGTAAAAAAACTTGAACTGAGAGAGCGTAAATAA